The following proteins come from a genomic window of Salvia hispanica cultivar TCC Black 2014 chromosome 4, UniMelb_Shisp_WGS_1.0, whole genome shotgun sequence:
- the LOC125220396 gene encoding protein FAR1-RELATED SEQUENCE 5-like, which produces MGIMERYELLHVEWFVTMFDDREMWVPAYFRDFPMGSFIRTTSVSESENNFYKTFTRPRSNLVEFIMNFDHALAAQRNSSSKLDYMDSTIIPPFSSQLVLEKHVATKYTDHMFKRVQREIVDALHHCSTDCLLKDDVLEISTIKDKYSKSWIVTYTTSEDSYSRSCKLFGREGILCSHIFLVFKNRFLKVIPDKYFHVRWSKTALADAIRGLARCLGDPELLLDPNQLSKNKVVDIFFSYLKKFDVDSAIIDLFSAGIDELGKSLMTRIHEPSSADKDKPVKDFYFAEKPAVVRVQPPSVVSTKGSKSDSKSRLVFAKEKAIKLNSKPLRQCKKCGEFGHHDSRNCGRQKGK; this is translated from the coding sequence ATGGGGATAATGGAGCGTTATGAGCTTCTTCATGTCGAGTGGTTTGTAACAATGTTTGACGATAGAGAGATGTGGGTCCCTGCCTATTTTAGAGACTTTCCCATGGGGTCTTTTATTAGGACGACATCTGTTTCCGAGTCTGAGAATAACTTCTATAAAACATTCACAAGACCTCGCTCCAATCTAGTTGAGTTCatcatgaattttgatcaTGCATTGGCTGCACAGAGAAATTCTAGCTCGAAGTTAGATTATATGGATTCAACTATTATACCACCGTTCTCCAGTCAGTTGGTATTAGAAAAACATGTTGCAACAAAGTACACTGATCACATGTTCAAGAGAGTGCAACGTGAGATAGTGGATGCATTGCACCATTGTAGCACTGATTGTTTATTGAAAGATGATGTGTTAGAGATCTCCACAATAAAGGACAAGTATAGTAAATCTTGGATTGTTACCTACACGACCAGTGAGGATTCGTATTCCCGTTCTTGCAAATTGTTTGGGAGAGAGGGAATTCTTTGTAGtcatatatttttggttttcaaGAACAGGTTTTTGAAGGTTATACCTGATAAGTACTTCCATGTGAGGTGGTCGAAGACTGCCTTAGCTGATGCTATTCGTGGACTAGCTCGATGTTTGGGAGATCCTGAACTTCTATTAGATCCAAACCAACTGTCAaagaataaagttgttgacatattTTTCAGTTACTTGAAAAAATTTGATGTTGATAGTGCCATCATTGATTTGTTTTCAGCTGGAATTGATGAGCTTGGGAAGAGTCTTATGACAAGAATCCATGAACCATCTTCAGCAGACAAGGATAAGCCAGTTAAAGATTTCTATTTTGCTGAAAAGCCAGCTGTGGTTAGAGTACAACCACCATCAGTTGTGTCCACCAAAGGTTCGAAAAGTGATTCCAAAAGCCGTTTGGTGTTCGCGAAGGAAAAGGCTATAAAGTTGAACAGCAAACCATTGCGTCAGTGTAAAAAATGTGGCGAATTTGGTCACCATGACTCTAGGAACTGTGGTcgacaaaagggaaaataa